In Microbacterium laevaniformans, a single window of DNA contains:
- a CDS encoding YHS domain-containing protein translates to MSHDHDHSGHDHTHGHDHGGHEHGAHEHHHHEPPAGATNLVTCPVMPGNQVDPAWAEQRGLFRDYQGSRYWFCCAECGPLFDADPARYTNAA, encoded by the coding sequence ATGTCCCACGACCACGACCACTCCGGGCACGACCACACGCACGGGCACGACCATGGAGGACACGAGCATGGTGCGCACGAGCATCACCATCACGAGCCGCCGGCGGGGGCGACGAACCTGGTGACCTGTCCGGTGATGCCCGGCAACCAGGTCGACCCGGCCTGGGCCGAGCAGCGCGGCCTGTTCCGCGACTACCAGGGCAGCCGGTACTGGTTCTGCTGCGCCGAGTGCGGGCCGCTGTTCGACGCCGACCCCGCCCGCTACACAAACGCCGCCTGA